One stretch of Corynebacterium callunae DSM 20147 DNA includes these proteins:
- a CDS encoding TlpA family protein disulfide reductase, producing MRLAKFAAILAVVTLGSVTLVACGEDSTAGTDAVAVGGTFQFHSPGGQTEIFYDEAERENLADISGESLMDETQEINLADFEGQVVILNAWGQWCAPCRSESDDLQTIHEELQAAGDGETPGGTVLGINVRDYSRDIAQDFVTDNGISYPSIYDPPFMTAAQLGGVPASVIPTTIVLDKHHRPAAVFLREVTSQDVLDVALPLLDEA from the coding sequence GTGCGTTTAGCTAAGTTTGCAGCGATACTAGCAGTGGTAACTCTCGGCTCAGTGACGCTGGTTGCTTGCGGAGAAGACTCCACCGCTGGCACCGATGCGGTTGCCGTCGGTGGAACCTTCCAATTCCACTCCCCAGGTGGCCAAACTGAGATTTTTTATGATGAAGCAGAGCGTGAAAACTTGGCTGATATCAGTGGTGAATCCCTCATGGATGAAACCCAAGAAATCAACCTCGCTGATTTTGAGGGCCAAGTTGTGATTCTTAATGCCTGGGGCCAGTGGTGTGCGCCTTGTCGTTCAGAATCTGATGACCTCCAAACCATCCATGAAGAACTCCAAGCTGCCGGCGATGGTGAAACTCCTGGTGGCACCGTGTTGGGTATTAATGTCCGTGATTATTCTCGCGATATTGCCCAAGACTTTGTCACTGACAACGGTATTAGCTACCCCAGCATTTATGATCCACCTTTTATGACTGCAGCTCAGCTGGGTGGCGTACCAGCCTCTGTTATTCCAACTACCATCGTGTTGGATAAGCATCACCGCCCCGCAGCAGTCTTTTTGCGGGAAGTTACTTCCCAAGATGTCCTTGACGTTGCTCTGCCTTTGTTGGATGAGGCCTAA